A single genomic interval of Dysidea avara chromosome 6, odDysAvar1.4, whole genome shotgun sequence harbors:
- the LOC136257557 gene encoding uncharacterized protein — protein MKKFRNKGNKHGAVKAFYYLENEGLGKVIELSGSKGSATHYEFEKALVPSDKEEKMCFVKKLSKVGTSLPQYEHTLVQDEILPMGIGMKRKRLIQDMEDGMCTPRRSPRKLD, from the exons ATGAAGAAGTTTAGAAACAAGGGAAATAAGCATGGTGCAGTAAAGGCATTTTATTACTTGGAGAATGAAGGGTTAGGAAAAGTCATTGAGCTTAGTGGCAGCAAAGGCTCAGCTACG CACTACGAGTTTGAGAAGGCATTAGTACCTAGTGACAAGGAAGAAAAGATGTGTTTTGTAAAGAAACTATCTAAAGTAGGTACTTCATTGCCACAATATGAACATACCCTTGTCCAAGATGAAATTTTGCCAAT GGGCATAGGAATGAAACGTAAGAGACTTATCCAGGATATGGAGGATGGGATGTGCACTCCAAGAAGATCTCCTAGGAAGTTGGACTGA
- the LOC136258554 gene encoding uncharacterized protein, whose translation MEASSEREKDREKRKRKQNDGKEQNVIKKSKMSPIKAAHISTNDEVLVMEASSEREKDREKRKRKQNEGKEQNVIKKSKMSPIKAAHISTNDEVLVMEASSEREKDREKRKRKQNEGKEQIEIKILLMQILSRLKRIEKFVMPTRDSSSTPCVADNVGGINVALLPAKDSYAYALILLDALFTKEELSRSLMFKTPKSSKPPLDEKRIQRLIFLVEKRFPGQIDMKTLKLKVNQKCRDSGVVKVKKEAVKEEEKAATEDTDEVEATNLMKGSSSGATRSNTIPLFKPFVDGDTSEESDDDDS comes from the exons ATGGAAGCCTCCAGTGAAAGGGAGAAGGATAGGGAGAAGCGGAAGAGGAAACAAAATGATGGCAAAGAACAAAATGTAATCAAG aagTCGAAAATGTCACCAATTAAAGCAGCACATATTTCCACCAATGATGAAGTTTTG GTGATGGAAGCCTCCAGTGAAAGGGAGAAGGATAGGGAGAAGCGAAAGAGGAAACAAAATGAGGGCAAAGAACAAAATGTAATcaag AAGTCGAAAATGTCACCAATTAAAGCAGCACATATTTCCACCAATGATGAAGTTTTG GTGATGGAAGCCTCCAGTGAAAGGGAGAAGGATAGGGAGAAGCGAAAGCGGAAACAAAATGAGGGCAAAGAACAAATCGAAATCAAG ATTCTCCTTATGCAAATCCTATCACGGCTGAAGAGGATCGAGAAGTTTGTAATGCCAACTAGAGATAGTTCTTCTACTCCATGTGTAGCCGATAATGTTGGTGGCATTAATGTTGCATTGCTACCTGCCAAAGATTCGTACGCTTATGCACTGATTCTTCTTGATGCCCTATTTACAAAAGAAGAGCTGAGCCGATCATTGATGTTTAAGACCCCAAAAAGTTCAAAACCACCTTTAGATGAGAAAAGAATACAACGCCTCATTTTCCTGGTTGAAAAACGGTTTCCTGGTCAAATAGACATGAAGACTCTTAAGTTGAAAGTAAATCAGAAGTGCAGAGATAGTGGAGTAGTAAAGGTAAAGAAGGAGGCTGTTAAAGAAGAGGAAAAGGCAGCTACAGAAGATACTGATGAAGTGGAAGCAACTAATTTAATGAAAGGCTCGTCATCTGGAGCCACAAGATCAAATACCATTCCTCTCTTCAAGCCATTTGTTGATGGTGACACAAGCGAAGAAAGTGATGACGATGATTCATGA